In Nostoc sp. PCC 7120 = FACHB-418, the genomic stretch GTCTCAAAACTTCACGACGGTTTACAGGCGGTACTTTCCAATGACGTTCGGGATTGCCAACGGTTAAGCGGATGTGTTCAGGTACTTGTAGTACAACACTGGGAGAACGTACTTCCCACTGTTTTGTAGTACCAAAATTCAACGATTCAGCCTGACCCGTGACTAACAGCACGATTGCTCGTTTGATATTGATGCGTGCTAATGGTAAGTAGTTTTTGGAGAATACTACGACTGAATTTTGTAGTATTTGGGATTGCTGAAAAGGTGGTTGAGCTTCCATCAGTTAATTAACTCCTAAAAAATAACCCCCGCCTCTGGTGAAAAGAAGCGGGGGTCAGTTAGTTGATACTCTCTGCACTATGTTGGTGCTATGAGACATTTGCACCTCCCGCTAAGGATAAGTTGATCTCGATTCAGCCAAGAGGCTAACGCTCCAAAAATGCCAACACTTATAGATTTCTCGCCAATGAACAGATACATTCCCTCAAACGCAAACAGCGCGATTGCTCTGCCTAAATCCCGATAGGGTTGGCAATGCACCGCGTTATTAATGCTTGAAGATAACTTGCTGATCATGGAACTTTGTAGTATTTGTAATTAAGATACTTTTAATAATACATCTTGTATTATATGTTTGTCTACTACAGATTTTAGAAGATATAAAAGGGCAACAAATTTTCCGAAATAGTAAAGCTTGGGGTGCAGTAAATATCAGAGTGCTGAATTATAAATAAGTTCTATAAATAACTAGGGGAATATAACCCCATTAAAGCCCAGTCATAAAAGCTGGGTTTTTGAGTGTGAGAGCGATCGCCACCCTTGAGCAGATAGAAAAATGCTTTCAAAAAGTCGAAAGTAAGAAACGTCTTGACTTAATTTCTTAGTTTGATGGTTACAGCCTGCGTATATCAATGCTTCTGGTCGCCACTGTTGTTCACCTTTGTTGCAAGGTCGGGGCTATTAACAGTAGAGACTACACGATTTATCAATTTGGTGTAATGCCCTAGACGGTTTCTGTGATTGGGTTTTAGGGTTGGTCTTCACCCGAAAATTTGCCCAGATAATCAAGCCATGAATTTGGCAGTCCAAATCTTGTAGCCATGCAGCTAATTCATGATTGCTGTTATATAACAAGGTATAGTCTTGGTTATCTTGAACGAAAGTTAAACCAGTTTGTGAATTTTCGATGCGCGTTTCAAGATGGCGGTTAAAACGTTCATCTAATAATTTCAGTAACCGTGTTACATGAGCTTGTCCTACTTTTAAACTTAATATACTGGCATTTTCCCGTTGCATGATTTGCTCAAACTGAGCTGTGTTACTAAATGTTCGCCGTCCGAGAGTACCTTGAGTTGGTAAAAAAAGTGCCGCCAACCCATCCTTCAAATCCTGCTGGTTGAGGGCAAAATAATTCCAATCACCATAAGCGTACTGAATTAATATACCGTTACGACTGGGTAACACCAGCCTGGAATGCCAACCGTAGTCTGTGACATAAATCGTGATCGCCTCGACAGGAGCGGTCGGGGGTACGATGCTTGTGGGAGATAACATCCAGACTAACAAGATAGAGGCAATTATCAGTGAAGCTAATTTTGCAGTGCGGTATAAACCCATAGCTAATATTAAATTCTGATAATTAGTAACCTGTCAAAGAATACAGGGAGTACGGACTCGGAAGTAGGGTAATGGGGAGATATCGACAATTAGCAGTGTCAGTTAGATTGTTGACGCTAACAACG encodes the following:
- a CDS encoding DUF2459 domain-containing protein encodes the protein MGLYRTAKLASLIIASILLVWMLSPTSIVPPTAPVEAITIYVTDYGWHSRLVLPSRNGILIQYAYGDWNYFALNQQDLKDGLAALFLPTQGTLGRRTFSNTAQFEQIMQRENASILSLKVGQAHVTRLLKLLDERFNRHLETRIENSQTGLTFVQDNQDYTLLYNSNHELAAWLQDLDCQIHGLIIWANFRVKTNPKTQSQKPSRALHQIDKSCSLYC
- a CDS encoding HNH endonuclease — translated: MEAQPPFQQSQILQNSVVVFSKNYLPLARINIKRAIVLLVTGQAESLNFGTTKQWEVRSPSVVLQVPEHIRLTVGNPERHWKVPPVNRREVLRRDNHTCQYCGSTKHLTLDHVIPRSKGGQHTWDNVVTACEKCNSTKSDRLPHEAGMVLKNRPKAPIHPAVAFAEQFWNAQRLSESE